In Ptychodera flava strain L36383 chromosome 17, AS_Pfla_20210202, whole genome shotgun sequence, one genomic interval encodes:
- the LOC139116172 gene encoding alpha-N-acetylneuraminide alpha-2,8-sialyltransferase-like isoform X1, which translates to MVTGPSGKKMRGYFKDQSCRTIRCLVWNRKTCVLALAFISMISFTSLLSLDKSTCTCDQQFKVTSHTSFCNKSLETSGSTSEAMPAKSNDTIPVKAVEKSLETEAVANRSLIMEVIKSIRTNWTFNTTAAVEFRSQMEKACNTTASFLTTKKSVELNKVMRYSAEKGTINVTLGVYNRFPRESPLNNAFHRRCSVIGSSGILLGSQCGKEIDSADFVVRFNQAMVRNYSKDAGTKTHFATCNPSIVRNRYSSLTKKESAEKFKAFMTSEYGNSIVYFPAFTHKFCTKLSFRGQDALKSTNMSVVFGHPSHISSSQGFWKRRGVNARHLSSGILLLSGIVNFCEELHLYGFWPFYEDSEGNSIKYHYFDDALMQSAAKMKQKYHNMPSEFQLLIDLHNQGILQLHLGSCVK; encoded by the exons ATGGTGACAGGACcttctggtaaaaaa atGCGTGGCTATTTCAAAGATCAAAGCTGCAGAACTATTAGATGTTTGGTTTGGAATAGAAAAACATGTGTCTTAGCTCTTGCATTTATAAGCATGATATCATTTACATCATTACTATCCTTGGACAAATCCACATGTACATGTGACCAGCAATTCAAAGTAACATCGCACACCAGTTTCTGTAATAAATCTCTCGAGACCTCGGGTAGTACATCTGAGGCTATGCCGGCGAAATCTAATGACACAATTCCTGTGAAAGCGGTAGAAAAGTCCCTAGAAACAGAAGCTGTGGCCAATAGGAGTCTAATCATGGAAGTTATCAAAAGCATTCGAACCAATTGGACCTTTAACACCACAGCAGCTGTGGAATTCAG ATCACAAATGGAGAAAGCCTGCAATACTACAGCCTCGTTTTTAACAACAAAGAAATCTGTAGAACTCAACAAAGTGATGAGATACTCGGCGGAGAAGGGAACGATCAACGTAACTTTGGGCGTTTACAATCGCTTTCCCAGG GAGTCTCCGTTGAACAATGCGTTCCACAGAAGATGCAGCGTTATCGGCAGTAGTGGAATATTACTGGGAAGTCAGTGCGGAAAAGAAATAGATTCAGCAGATTTTGTCGTCAG ATTCAACCAAGCCATGGTGCGCAATTATTCCAAAGACGCCGGTACAAAGACTCATTTCGCAACTTGCAACCCGAGTATTGTCCGAAATCG GTATTCAAGTCTTACGAAAAAGGAATCGGCGGAAAAATTCAAAGCGTTTATGACGTCAGAATATGGAAATTCTATAGTATATTTTCCTGCTTTTACCCATAAATTCTGCACCAAGTTATCTTTCCGTGGACAAGATGCACTAAAGTCAACGAATATGAGTGTTGTGTTCGGCCACCCAAGTCACATCTCTTCCTCGCAAGGATTTTGGAAACGACGAGGTGTCAATGCGAGGCATTTGTCTTCAG GTATCCTTTTACTTTCTGGAATAGTAAATTTTTGCGAAGAACTTCATCTGTACGGATTTTGGCCGTTTTATGAAGATTCGGAAGGGAACTCAATCAAATATCACTATTTTGATGATGCTCTTATGCAGTCTGCTGCAAAGATGAAACAGAAGTACCACAATATGCCATCCGAGTTTCAGTTGTTAATTGATCTTCATAACCAGGGAATTCTGCAACTACACCTTGGCAGTTGTGTAAAATGA
- the LOC139116172 gene encoding alpha-2,8-sialyltransferase 8B-like isoform X2, producing MVTGPSGKKMRGYFKDQSCRTIRCLVWNRKTCVLALAFISMISFTSLLSLDKSTCTCDQQFKVTSHTSFCNKSLETSGSTSEAMPAKSNDTIPVKAVEKSLETEAVANRSLIMEVIKSIRTNWTFNTTAAVEFRSQMEKACNTTASFLTTKKSVELNKVMRYSAEKGTINVTLGVYNRFPRESPLNNAFHRRCSVIGSSGILLGSQCGKEIDSADFVVRFNQAMVRNYSKDAGTKTHFATCNPSIVRNRYPFTFWNSKFLRRTSSVRILAVL from the exons ATGGTGACAGGACcttctggtaaaaaa atGCGTGGCTATTTCAAAGATCAAAGCTGCAGAACTATTAGATGTTTGGTTTGGAATAGAAAAACATGTGTCTTAGCTCTTGCATTTATAAGCATGATATCATTTACATCATTACTATCCTTGGACAAATCCACATGTACATGTGACCAGCAATTCAAAGTAACATCGCACACCAGTTTCTGTAATAAATCTCTCGAGACCTCGGGTAGTACATCTGAGGCTATGCCGGCGAAATCTAATGACACAATTCCTGTGAAAGCGGTAGAAAAGTCCCTAGAAACAGAAGCTGTGGCCAATAGGAGTCTAATCATGGAAGTTATCAAAAGCATTCGAACCAATTGGACCTTTAACACCACAGCAGCTGTGGAATTCAG ATCACAAATGGAGAAAGCCTGCAATACTACAGCCTCGTTTTTAACAACAAAGAAATCTGTAGAACTCAACAAAGTGATGAGATACTCGGCGGAGAAGGGAACGATCAACGTAACTTTGGGCGTTTACAATCGCTTTCCCAGG GAGTCTCCGTTGAACAATGCGTTCCACAGAAGATGCAGCGTTATCGGCAGTAGTGGAATATTACTGGGAAGTCAGTGCGGAAAAGAAATAGATTCAGCAGATTTTGTCGTCAG ATTCAACCAAGCCATGGTGCGCAATTATTCCAAAGACGCCGGTACAAAGACTCATTTCGCAACTTGCAACCCGAGTATTGTCCGAAATCG GTATCCTTTTACTTTCTGGAATAGTAAATTTTTGCGAAGAACTTCATCTGTACGGATTTTGGCCGTTTTATGA